One window of Papaver somniferum cultivar HN1 chromosome 9, ASM357369v1, whole genome shotgun sequence genomic DNA carries:
- the LOC113310254 gene encoding putative pentatricopeptide repeat-containing protein At5g06400, mitochondrial, with the protein MRYLSKFRNLDSIPSENILQFQCTKFKNYKASTHSKSSKFRNSRTKTQETQTETNKLPSIFNSITEILGTPEESIDSCGVSSFQDTHVRSLKPMKEPLERMPSVCRSAQVSALEETQLRKSMIKDDVSPIVHKITEIIRGQDATVPFEECLEKSGFSLHSDIVDKVLKRCFKVGHLAYRFFNWAKLQNGYYHTTSTYNTMLYIAGEAKEFGLVDKLVEEMEMESCSKDVKTWTILISSYGKVNMIGRCLHVFESMRKYGCEPDGMAYKLIVRMLCAAGKADIALEFYKEMVIMNMEVDMNLYKQLLNCLSRSGNLSAVRLIGDDMINVSQIPEQVVYSCMLRCFCISGRIEEAIELLHELKSKKITLDPTNYEILVKGLCNTGRVADALEIIEIMKQNQFVDGKIYGIVITGHLKRGEFEDAFEVFTVMKESGHLPKVWTYTELIQHLFRSNEYERACKLYREMLENGVEPDVVAFTALITGHVQHNHVTEAWEIFNHMKDKGVKPTPKFCLIFIKELCKVARTYKALELLNEMRSSKMNISDEMFRLVISSSERKGAIETAEKVKQIWRAIYSQENDSVYLPTNHQSPDVATNSVVDICQPTEFRCSLKPTQLHPLREKVLLEPLCRVNSDFQENFTVLQICRILSSSMNWSSMQEALEKHTIQFTPELVLDVLQRCQHYGNAALNFFSWVGSQSDYSHTAETYNMAIKLSGSGKDFKHMRNLYLEMRRKGSLVTSETWTIMIMQYARAGLTEIAIKKFKEMISDGCKPNGNTFKYLLMFLCGKKGRKVDEAVKLFHDMIRAKYVPDKELVEIYLNCLCEVGKVSDAQKCREYLCKSGFSKPLSYSLVIRALCRAGRLDEALAMVDEVGEERSKLDQYIYGSLVHGLLRAGRVDEALAKVDKMKEEGTSPTVHVYTSLIVHFFKKKQIEKALEFFKKMGEDGCEPTIVTFSALIRGYMNMEMVSDAWNVFRRMKLKGPIPDFKTYSMFMTCLCEIGRSEEALQLLYEMPSSGIIPSSINFHTVYYGLNREGKNDLAHTVLQRKWDLMNKRKLLS; encoded by the coding sequence ATGAGGTATTTATCGAAATTTCGAAATTTAGATTCAATTCCATCTGAAAACATACTTCAATTCCAGTGTACTAAGTTCAAAAATTATAAAGCTTCGACACATTCTAAGTCTTCAAAGTTCCGAAATTCTAGAACGAAAACTCAAGAAACGCAGACGGAAACAAATAAGTTGCCTTCTATCTTCAACAGCATTACAGAGATACTAGGAACTCCCGAAGAGAGTATTGACTCATGTGGGGTTTCTAGTTTTCAAGATACCCATGTTAGAAGTTTGAAGCCAATGAAAGAACCATTAGAGCGGATGCCAAGTGTTTGTAGAAGTGCCCAAGTGAGTGCTTTGGAAGAGACCCAGTTAAGAAAATCTATGATAAAAGATGATGTGAGTCCTATTGTTCATAAGATTACTGAAATTATACGTGGTCAAGATGCTACAGTTCCGTTTGAGGAATGCTTAGAGAAGTCGGGTTTTTCATTACATTCAGATATTGTTGACAAAGTATTGAAGAGATGTTTTAAAGTTGGTCATTTAGCTTATAGATTCTTTAACTGGGCGAAGCTTCAAAATGGGTATTATCACACCACTAGTACTTACAATACTATGTTATACATTGCTGGAGAAGCGAAAGAATTCGGTCTGGTTGATAAATTGGTTGAAGAAATGGAGATGGAATCATGTTCAAAAGATGTCAAAACGTGGACCATTCTCATTTCTAGTTATGGGAAGGTGAATATGATTGGAAGATGTTTACATGTTTTTGAGAGTATGAGGAAATATGGCTGCGAACCTGATGGAATGGCCTACAAATTGATCGTTCGTATGTTGTGTGCTGCTGGAAAAGCTGACATTGCCTTGGAGTTCTACAAAGAGATGGTAATTATGAATATGGAGGTTGATATGAATTTGTATAAACAGTTGTTGAATTGCTTATCGCGATCAGGAAATCTCTCAGCTGTTCGACTGATTGGAGACGATATGATAAATGTATCCCAGATACCTGAGCAGGTTGTTTATTCTTGCATGCTTAGGTGTTTTTGCATTTCAGGGAGAATCGAAGAAGCAATAGAATTGCTTCATGAACTTAAGAGTAAGAAGATAACACTTGACCCTACAAATTATGAAATTTTGGTGAAAGGGCTATGTAATACTGGTAGAGTTGCAGATGCCTTAGAAATTATAGAAATtatgaagcaaaatcagtttgttgACGGAAAAATATATGGAATCGTTATAACTGGGCATTTAAAGAGAGGTGAGTTTGAGGATGCCTTTGAAGTTTTTACTGTAATGAAAGAATCTGGACATCTTCCTAAGGTTTGGACTTATACCGAGCTTATACAACACCTTTTTAGGTCGAATGAGTATGAAAGAGCTTGCAAACTTTACAGGGAGATGTTGGAGAATGGAGTTGAACCGGATGTTGTGGCATTTACAGCTTTGATCACAGGTCATGTGCAACATAACCATGTCACAGAAGCATGGGAGATTTTTAATCATATGAAGGATAAAGGTGTAAAACCCACTCCAAAATTCTGTTTGATCTTCATTAAGGAGCTCTGTAAGGTTGCAAGAACATATAAGGCTCTTGAGCTTTTGAACGAAATGAGGAGCTCAAAAATGAACATCTCAGATGAAATGTTTCGTTTGGTAATATCCTCATCTGAGAGAAAAGGTGCCATAGAGACAGCTGAAAAGGTGAAGCAGATCTGGAGAGCCATTTACAGTCAAGAAAATGATTCAGTATATCTACCCACCAATCACCAGTCTCCTGATGTTGCTACCAACAGTGTGGTTGATATATGTCAGCCCACAGAATTCCGTTGCAGTTTAAAACCTACCCAACTACATCCACTGCGAGAAAAAGTTCTCTTGGAGCCACTGTGTAGAGTTAATAGTGATTTTCAAGAGAATTTTACCGTCCTCCAGATCTGTAGAATTTTATCGTCTTCCATGAACTGGAGCTCAATGCAAGAAGCTCTGGAGAAGCACACTATTCAGTTCACTCCTGAGCTTGTACTCGATGTTCTGCAACGTTGCCAACACTATGGTAATGCTGCATTGAATTTCTTTTCATGGGTGGGGTCGCAGTCTGATTATAGCCACACTGCAGAGACCTATAACATGGCCATAAAATTATCTGGATCTGGGAAAGATTTTAAACACATGAGAAACCTCTATTTGGAAATGAGAAGAAAAGGCTCTTTGGTAACTTCGGAAACATGGACTATCATGATAATGCAATACGCTCGAGCAGGTTTGACTGAGATTGCTATAAAGAAATTTAAAGAAATGATAAGTGATGGGTGTAAACCAAATGGAAACACGTTCAAGTATCTGCTAATGTTTCTTTGTGGGAAGAAAGGCCGGAAGGTAGATGAAGCTGTCAAACTGTTCCATGACATGATCAGGGCTAAATATGTGCCAGACAAAGAACTGGTTGAAATCTATCTTAATTGTCTGTGTGAAGTGGGAAAAGTATCAGATGCTCAAAAATGCAGGGAATATTTATGCAAGAGTGGGTTTAGCAAGCCTCTTAGCTATTCGTTGGTCATTAGGGCTCTTTGCCGTGCAGGGAGGCTAGATGAAGCTCTAGCTATGGTAGATGAAGTAGGGGAAGAAAGATCTAAACTTGATCAATACATTTACGGAAGTCTTGTTCATGGTTTATTGAGAGCAGGTAGGGTGGATGAAGCCTTAGCGAAGGTGGATAAAATGAAAGAGGAAGGTACCAGTCCAACGGTACATGTATATACATCTCTAATTGTCCACTTCTTTAAGAAGAAACAAATTGAGAAAGCGTTGGAGTTTTTCAAGAAAATGGGAGAAGATGGTTGTGAGCCAACCATTGTTACGTTCTCTGCACTGATCCGTGGTTATATGAACATGGAGATGGTTAGTGATGCTTGGAATGTCTTTCGACGTATGAAGCTAAAAGGACCTATACCTGATTTTAAAACATATTCAATGTTCATGACATGCCTCTGTGAGATAGGCAGGTCTGAAGAAGCCCTGCAGCTATTATATGAGATGCCAAGCAGTGGGATAATCCCTAGTTCCATCAACTTTCACACTGTTTATTATGGACTAAATAGAGAAGGCAAGAATGATTTAGCTCATACCGTATTACAAAGGAAATGGGATCTCATGAATAAAAGAAAGCTTTTATCTTAA
- the LOC113310255 gene encoding uncharacterized protein LOC113310255, with the protein MGNKEQILEYRQRLDKTLASHELSNEEAIKCRLKNELLHSSPSENQEYVESVVDKNGKHVSSCLDMLRSVGDDSSMTATHDQGHGEWKLKQDTDEYRVMYREGPQGTPLHSLLVEGFVDGPMDVCLCLAWEIALFHRWWPQFNFPTFKIIESKCVQKVRIGEQIALVRMKCAWPLSAREVVVHYFEVEFLEDDLIIVVLNSVTDTESVDRSTHGFTNDGIPEVKDIVRAELVGAFALQKVTSNRSYFRTIMTMDIKLDFVPPSLINFMSRQLVGSGFKLYKKAVASVAKGDEDFGKALKDTLYVRIREGLNHERRLKMDSESDLTMVEKSADKCHEEPGTETLPADTTVTGKTSLGDHLIIRSKQADVSGSGRTSQYEIEEEEIEQHTKSEEDGNGIISIDQSASRLTVEQISNEKKVFISPEVEHALDILNNVISMVRGSGINIQTWSGLGSSNQEVLNSRVAPQDCTGGEIFAAAVKTDKKDAAVDGAENGSRVASFRPHTPESLVKEVYPYRTAPTTPEQHVLVLEKTQDGVLNSSRGRTLGESLRAPVLENMSKDYSEVTVKVNGDHEASNINGREKSRQKKHRFCCFHSTADQ; encoded by the exons ATGGGCAACAAAGAACAAATCTTGGAGTACAGGCAAAGACTTGATAAGACACTAGCATCTCATGAGCTTTCTAATGAGGAAGCTATTAAGTGCCGTCTCAAGAATGAACTCCTACATTCATCTCCTTCTGAGAATCAAG AGTATGTTGAgagtgttgtggacaaaaatgggaaACACGTCTCGAGTTGTCTTGACATGTTGAGGAGTGTGGGAGATGATTCATCGATGACAGCAACTCATGATCAGGGACATGGCGAATGGAAG TTGAAACAAGATACTGACGAGTATCGTGTTATGTATCGAGAAGGACCTCAAGGGACCCCATTACATTCACTACTTGTTGAAGGCTTTGTTGATGGGCCTATGGATGTTT GTTTATGTCTCGCATGGGAAATAGCCCTCTTTCATAGATG GTGGCCTCAGTTCAACTTTCCTACTTTTAAAATCATAGAATCCAAATGTGTCCAAAAGGTTCGAATTGGTGAACAGATTGCTTTGGTGAG gatgaagtgTGCCTGGCCGTTATCAGCTAGAGAGGTTGTTGTGCACTACTTTGAAGTAGAATTTCTGGAAGATGATCTTATCATTGTTGTTCTGAATTCG GTGACTGATACAGAGAGTGTTGATAGAAGTACACATGGGTTCACCAATGATGGGATACCTGAAGTAAAGGATATTGTGCGAGCAGAGCTGGTAGGAGCCTTTGCTTTACAAAAGGTTACCTCAAACAGAAGTTACTTTCG CACAATAATGACCATGGATATAAAGCTGGATTTTGTTCCCCCATCACTTATTAATTTTATGTCAAGGCAGCTCGTAGGCAGTGGCTTTAAGCTCTATAAAAAG GCAGTTGCATCTGTGGCTAAAGGGGACGAGGATTTTGGCAAGGCCTTAAAGGACACATTGTATGTTCGAATACGTGAAGGTTTGAATCACGAGAGAAGACTAAAAATGGATTCAGAATCAGATCTTACAATGGTTGAGAAATCTGCAGACAAGTGCCATGAAGAACCTGGAACTGAAACTTTACCAGCCGATACAACAGTTACAGGCAAGACTTCTCTTGGTGATCATCTTATCATTCGAAGTAAGCAGGCAGATGTGTCCGGTTCAGGTCGGACGTCTCAATATGAGATTGAGGAGGAAGAGATTGAACAACATACGAAGTCTGAAGAGGATGGAAATGGGATTATATCTATCGACCAATCTGCATCCCGTTTAACGGTGGAACAAATCAGCAATGAGAAGAAGGTGTTTATCAGTCCAGAGGTTGAACATGCTCTTGACATATTAAACAATGTCATTTCCATGGTCAGGGGAAGTGGAATTAACATACAGACTTGGTCTGGATTAGGCTCTTCTAATCAAGAAGTGTTGAATTCTAGAGTGGCACCTCAAGATTGTACTGGGGGTGAAATTTTTGCTGCAGCTGTCAAAACAGACAAAAAAGATGCGGCTGTGGATGGAGCTGAAAATGGTTCCCGTGTTGCTTCATTCAG GCCTCATACACCAGAATCATTAGTAAAAGAAGTGTACCCGTATCGAACGGCACCAACAACACCAGAACAACATGTTCttgttttagaaaaaactcaagaCGGTGTTTTGAATTCTTCGCGGGGGCGGACGCTGGGAGAGTCGCTGCGGGCACCAGTATTAGAAAACATGAGTAAGGACTATTCTGAAGTTACCGTCAAAGTGAATGGAGACCATGAAGCTAGTAACATTAATGGTAGAGAGAAATCCAGGCAGAAGAAGCACAGGTTTTGTTGCTTCCACTCAACTGCAGATCAGTAG